From Balaenoptera ricei isolate mBalRic1 chromosome 5, mBalRic1.hap2, whole genome shotgun sequence:
ATCCCCCGTGCGGGGCCAGCGCGTTCGGGACACCCGGCTCTCACCTTCTGAATGCCACAGGGCAGCCGTGGTGTCTGCCGTGTGCTGTGCCCTTTTCCTGCTGCTCCTGCTTGCGGGGGTTCTGTGCCACCGTTTCCATGGACTGTGGTACGTGAAGACGATGTGGACCTGGCTCCAGGCCAAGAGGAAGCCCAGGAAGGCTCCCCGCAGGGACATCTGCTATGACGCCTTTGTGTCCTACAGTGAACGGGATTCCTACTGGGTGGAGAACCTCATGGTCCAGGAGCTGGAGCACTTCAACTCTCCCTTTAAGTTGTGTCTTCACAAGCGGGACTTCATTCCTGGCAAGTGGATTATTGACAATATCATTGACTCCATTGAAAAGAGCCACAAAACCATCTTTGTGCTTTCTGAGAACTTTGTGAAGAGTGAGTGGTGCAAGTACGAGCTGGACTTCTCCCATTTTCGTCTCCTTGATGAGAACGATTCTGCTGCCATTCTCATTCTGCTGGAGCCCATTGAGAAAAAGGCCATCCCCAGCAGGAAGGGTTTCAGTTGAAGAATAattctagtttttaaaagaaaaatatttataaaatgaaatattctcaGGTTTCAAAACTCAGCTCTATGTTGATTCAGAGTTTTACTATTATCATTTTGCATAGGCACTATTAAATAGTATTCTTCAAAAGTTACCGATGTTATTGAAATCTCTTCAAAGTAGAAAAATTTTGAAGAATGAGCATTTGCGTACAACGATCTGTGTATTTGTGCAAGGATTAGAGCAGATTTTCATTAAGTGATTTTTGatggatatatttattattttctctattacaaaatattttatgtgaacAAGATAGACTGTGTTTTTTGATAACTTCATTTTAGAATTTCAGTCAGATTCTCAAAAATATAGAAACCATGAGAATTACTTTTTACCGAATTATCTTTTCATACTGTGTtcattttctaacttttaaaaaaaagaataagttttGTAGGCAGTTAGAGGAGGTCTTATACTGAAAAGAAACTAAGGCGTTTTGGAGTCTAACCTGGGATTTGCCACATGGCTCTGAGCCATATGACTTGAGGCAAGTTCTTTAATCACTTGAACTGAAGGCGTAATAATATCAGAACTATTTATTTCACGTGTTATTATGAGACTCAGGTGAAAAGATTTATGTGACAGTGCTTCGAAAACGTGAAGAACTGAACACGTATAAGGATGTGCCTGAGTAGAAGGTGCTAATAGCTTTGCTGAGAGTGTAGAGAAAAATTCACTGCATGTAGATGACACTGGTAGTAAGTTGTGGGTAAATACATAATTTCTACTTAACTTTGTCAGAATATTCTAATCAACTTTGGGATTACAAAGCAATGACATCAGTCAATCTAGGCAGCTCAACTAGAAAAGATATATAGAGAAAGAACAGAGGTTTTCAGTTTCTGGgcaaaaaattggaaagaagtTTTCTGAAGGACACACTTGAGAAATCATGAGGAAGAGAGGGGGAGATTTTGAAGTAATAAGAAGAAAGTGTTTCAGACAGCTGGA
This genomic window contains:
- the LOC132366211 gene encoding LOW QUALITY PROTEIN: toll-like receptor 2 (The sequence of the model RefSeq protein was modified relative to this genomic sequence to represent the inferred CDS: inserted 3 bases in 2 codons; deleted 1 base in 1 codon), whose translation is MLVVEVLVMVEGMVVEDGIHSTGNSICKGSVKNLTNIDLCQCTLGSLLNSYQRPEKVTYLNLSSVKIYNLTLNVSQTLGILDVSHIXSFILSHLKELYIFRYMSKMLPGTSFXLESKQENKTFSKEQLDSFQKLKTLEAGGNSFICSCDFLSFMQGQQALAQVLSDWPEDYLCDPPSPVRGQRVRDTRLSPSECHRAAVVSAVCCALFLLLLLAGVLCHRFHGLWYVKTMWTWLQAKRKPRKAPRRDICYDAFVSYSERDSYWVENLMVQELEHFNSPFKLCLHKRDFIPGKWIIDNIIDSIEKSHKTIFVLSENFVKSEWCKYELDFSHFRLLDENDSAAILILLEPIEKKAIPSRKGFS